A stretch of DNA from Sulfurovum sp. TSL6:
CTATACCAAAAACGATCCAGTGCCACCATAAAACAGTTTCGTTGAGAAATTCGATCAAATTCACTCCTTTTCCATATAAAGATTTATTATATCATAAAAGATAATTGTAGATAAAATTTACGATAATAAGTTATATTTGGATATAATCGCGAAAATTTTCGTACTTCGTACATCAAGGATAATAAATGTCAACTTTAAATGTATATTATGACAAAGATTGTGATATCAACATCATCAAGTCAAAAACAGTAGCAATGATCGGTTTCGGTTCACAAGGGCACGCACATGCAGAAAACCTTAGAGATTCAGGTGTAAATGTTGTTATTGGTGCAAGAGAAGGTGGTTCTTCTTGGAAAAAAGCTGCGGCTAAAGACTTTGAAGTACTTTGTGTTGCAGATGCTACAGCAAAAGCGGACGTAGTTATGATCCTTCTTCCGGATGAAAACCAAGCTGAGATCTATAAAAACGAGATCGAACCAAACCTTAAAGAGGGTGCTACTATCGCATTTGGACATGGATTTAACATTCACTATGGAAGAATCATTCCAAGAGCAGACATTAACGTTACAATGATCGCACCAAAAGCACCAGGACACACTGTACGTTCTGAGTTTGTAAGAGGTGGTGGTATCCCAGATCTTATCGCTGTAGGTCAAAACCCATCTGGTACGACTAAAGAGTTGGCACTTTCTTATGCATCAGCTATCGGTGGTGGTAGAACTGCAATTATCGAAACAACTTTCAAAGATGAAACTGAAACAGATCTATTTGGAGAGCAGGCAGTACTTTGTGGTGGAGCTGCTTCACTTGTACAAGCTGGTTTCGAAACGTTAACTGAAGCGGGTTATGCTCCAGAACTTGCATACTTTGAATGTCTTCACGAGCTTAAACTTATCGTTGACCTTATGTTCGAAGGTGGAATCGCTGACATGAGATACTCTATCTCAAACACAGCTGAGTACGGTGATTATGTTTCTGGTAAGAGAGTTATCAACGCTGAGTCAAAACAAGCGATGAAAGATATCTTGACAGAGATCCAAGATGGTAGATTTGCTAAAGACTTTATCCTTGAAGGTCAAGCAGGTTACCCTCGTATGAATGCTGAGCGTAACAATGACAAAGAAAAACTTATCACTAAAACTGGTAATAAACTTCGTGAAATGATGCCTTGGATATCAGCAAACAAAATCGTAGACCAAGAGACTAACTAGTCTTTTTGGTTCTTTGCACTCATCTTTATGTGATGGGTGCAGTTACATACTGACGTATGCTCTTTTACCCAAGCACACAAATCTAAGCACAACTAACCAAAAATCTTCAGTTCGTTTTATTTCTTTAGCTTTTTTTAACCACGTAAAATTTTATATCTCATTCTTAATGCT
This window harbors:
- the ilvC gene encoding ketol-acid reductoisomerase, which encodes MSTLNVYYDKDCDINIIKSKTVAMIGFGSQGHAHAENLRDSGVNVVIGAREGGSSWKKAAAKDFEVLCVADATAKADVVMILLPDENQAEIYKNEIEPNLKEGATIAFGHGFNIHYGRIIPRADINVTMIAPKAPGHTVRSEFVRGGGIPDLIAVGQNPSGTTKELALSYASAIGGGRTAIIETTFKDETETDLFGEQAVLCGGAASLVQAGFETLTEAGYAPELAYFECLHELKLIVDLMFEGGIADMRYSISNTAEYGDYVSGKRVINAESKQAMKDILTEIQDGRFAKDFILEGQAGYPRMNAERNNDKEKLITKTGNKLREMMPWISANKIVDQETN